From Brassica napus cultivar Da-Ae unplaced genomic scaffold, Da-Ae ScsIHWf_1750;HRSCAF=2380, whole genome shotgun sequence, a single genomic window includes:
- the LOC125598834 gene encoding uncharacterized protein LOC125598834, with amino-acid sequence MEDYSEEEAEEYNTSEVDWGEEADQDCWDDGDDHTEGHWCADSVPEYVPNDEQEYPEVEPESMDQYSTCYGPKSQLIYEDSSEGKYYSQACPRREKTTVAAPSRSYHGSLSRHAHSTPWNYNGDQFYQNRLAAPSIHFSGHKQGPSAYLRWEDDMEQWFIAWRIPEKLKLTYAKDTLTGEAYNWWSQLDADRIYFNDPAFTWKEVKMLMYSEFVKKAKYIQKVSTRRLIKHQVLQPTVQREVVSQRQSSRPVHPPQVKRNQGEHSNSLKPSEVICYRCQGKGHLAKECPTKRVVKSVLSEAKETNLEVSDSDTRIDDSFSRMDKHIDDLINLIKARSTSVSSNSMTVLTHLSSAQKVESISGTNIEIKEQEPNLAAQSSPTLDKVISELKVNNLTYQNTGMMHLHSVQNVDEGLGNEETRTEAKQQENNEQSTLETSTPADHALEVVNTKAESMQDNQVQWRSIQNQTHNLTPKQWSMEKPIVK; translated from the exons ATGGAGGATTACTCAGAAGAAGAGGCTGAAGAATACAACACGTCTGAGGTAGATTGGGGAGAAGAAGCTGACCAGGATTGTTGGGACGATGGAGATGACCACACTGAAGGTCATTGGTGCGCAGACTCTGTTCCAGAGTATGTCCCAAACGATGAACAAGAATACCCAGAGGTGGAACCAGAATCAATGGACCAGTATTCAACTTGCTATGGTCCCAAATCCCAACTCATCTATGAGGATAGTTCTGAAGGGAAATATTATTCTCAAGCGTGTCCTAGAAGAGAAAAGACCACCGTGGCTGCACCATCAAGATCTTATCATGGGAGTCTATCAAGACATGCTCACAGCACGCCATGGAACTACAATGGAGATCAGTTTTATCAGAATCGCTTGGCTGCACCATCTATACATTTTTCTGGTCATAAGCAAGGACCAAGTGCATATCTAAGGTGGGAGGACGACATGGAGCAATGGTTTATAGCTTGGAGAATTCCAGAGAAGCTAAAGCTAACTTATGCGAAGGATACCTTAACCGGAGAGGCATACAATTGGTGGAGTCAGCTAGATGCTGATAGGATCTATTTCAATGATCCGGCTTTTACTTGGAAAGAGGTTAAGATGCTCATGTATAGTGAGTTTGTGAAGAAGGCAAAATACATTCAGAAGGTGTCCACAAGGAGATTAATAAAGCACCAAGTCTTGCAACCCACAGTTCAGAGAGAAGTTGTTTCCCAAAGACAAAGTTCAAGGCCAGTGCATCCACCTCAAGTCAAACGAAACCAAGGTGAGCACTCTAACTCTTTAAAACCATCTGAGGTTATTTGTTATAGGTGTCAAGGCAAGGGCCATCTAGCAAAGGAGTGTCCCACAAAACGAGTTGTGAAGTCAGTACTATCTGAagcaaaagaaacaaacttgGAGGTAAGTGATTCCGATACTAGAATTGATGATTCCTTTTCTAGAATGGATAAACATATTGATGATCTTATCAACTTGATTAAAGCTAGATCTACTTCTGTTTCTAGTAATTCCATGACTGTCTTAACACACTTGTCTAGCGCCCAAAAGGTTGAAAGTATTTCAGGTACTAACATAGAAATCAAGGAACAAGAGCCCAACCTTGCTGCGCAATCAAGTCCAACACTTGATAAGGTGATTTCTGAACTTAAAGTGAATAATCTTACTTATCAAAACACTGGTATGATGCACTTGCACTCTGTCCAGAATGTTGATGAAGGTCTAGGTAATGAGGAGACACGTACAGAAGCTAAACAACAAGAGAATAATGAGCAATCTACCCTAGAGACCTCTACACCAGCTGATCATGCTTTAGAGGTAGTAAATACCAAAGCTGAATCAATGCAAGATAACCAG GTACAATGGAGAAGCATCCAGAACCAAACTCACAACCTTACACCCAAGCAGTGGTCAATGGAGAAACCAATTGTGAAATAG